In Burkholderia gladioli, a genomic segment contains:
- the hisD gene encoding histidinol dehydrogenase, translated as MSIKIRKLDSSREGFAADLRAVLAFEASEDDAIERSVAAILADVKARGDAAVLDYTNRFDRLQAASVAALELRQDALEAALEGLEPKRRAALEAAAARVRGYHEKQKLECGSHSWQYTESDGTVLGQKVTPLDRVGLYVPGGKAAYPSSVLMNAIPARVAGVGEIVMVVPTPDGVSNELVLAAAYLGGVDRVFTIGGAQAVAALAYGTETVPAVDKICGPGNAYVASAKRRVFGTVGIDMIAGPSEILVICDGTTDPHWVAMDLFSQAEHDELAQSILLCPDAAFIERVEKAIDELLPSMPREAVIRASLEGRGALVKVRDMAEACRIANDIAPEHLEISALEPQQWGKQIRHAGAIFLGRYTSESLGDYCAGPNHVLPTSRTARFSSPLGVYDFIKRSSVIEVSAEGAQTLGEIASELAYGEGLQAHARSAEYRMRHHGHH; from the coding sequence ATGTCTATCAAGATTCGCAAACTCGATTCCAGCCGCGAAGGGTTCGCGGCCGACCTGCGTGCGGTGCTCGCGTTCGAGGCGAGCGAGGACGACGCGATCGAGCGCTCGGTCGCGGCCATCCTGGCCGACGTGAAGGCGCGCGGCGACGCGGCCGTGCTCGACTACACGAACCGCTTCGACCGCCTGCAGGCCGCCAGCGTGGCCGCGCTGGAACTGCGCCAGGACGCGCTGGAAGCCGCCCTGGAAGGGCTCGAGCCCAAGCGCCGCGCGGCGCTGGAGGCGGCCGCCGCGCGCGTGCGCGGCTACCACGAGAAGCAGAAGCTCGAGTGCGGCAGCCATAGCTGGCAGTACACCGAATCGGATGGCACGGTGCTGGGCCAGAAGGTCACGCCGCTCGACCGCGTCGGTCTCTACGTGCCGGGCGGCAAGGCCGCCTATCCCTCCTCGGTGCTGATGAACGCGATTCCGGCGCGGGTCGCCGGGGTCGGCGAGATCGTGATGGTGGTGCCCACCCCCGACGGCGTGAGCAACGAGCTGGTGCTGGCCGCGGCCTACCTGGGCGGCGTCGATCGCGTGTTCACCATCGGCGGCGCGCAGGCGGTGGCCGCGCTCGCCTACGGCACCGAAACCGTGCCGGCGGTCGACAAGATCTGCGGCCCGGGCAATGCCTATGTGGCCTCGGCCAAGCGCCGCGTGTTCGGCACGGTCGGCATCGACATGATCGCCGGGCCTTCCGAGATCCTGGTGATCTGCGACGGCACCACCGATCCGCACTGGGTGGCGATGGACCTGTTCTCGCAGGCCGAGCACGACGAGCTCGCGCAGTCGATCCTGCTGTGCCCCGACGCGGCCTTCATCGAGCGCGTCGAGAAGGCGATCGACGAGCTGCTGCCGAGCATGCCGCGCGAGGCCGTGATCCGCGCCTCGCTGGAAGGGCGCGGCGCGCTGGTCAAGGTGCGCGACATGGCCGAGGCCTGCCGGATCGCCAACGACATCGCGCCCGAGCACCTGGAGATCTCCGCGCTCGAGCCGCAGCAGTGGGGCAAGCAGATCCGCCACGCCGGCGCGATCTTCCTCGGCCGCTACACCAGCGAGAGCCTGGGCGACTACTGCGCGGGCCCGAACCACGTGCTGCCGACCTCGCGCACCGCGCGCTTCTCCTCGCCGCTGGGCGTCTACGATTTCATCAAGCGCTCCAGCGTGATCGAGGTCAGCGCCGAGGGCGCGCAGACGCTCGGCGAGATCGCCTCCGAGCTGGCCTACGGCGAAGGCCTGCAGGCGCATGCACGCAGCGCCGAGTACCGGATGCGCCACCACGGCCACCACTGA
- the hisG gene encoding ATP phosphoribosyltransferase, which translates to MTAPLTLALSKGRIFEETVPLLAAAGIQVAEDPESSRKLILPTNDPNVRVIIVRATDVPTYVEYGAADFGVAGKDVLIEHGGGGLYQPIDLGIARCRMSVAVQDGFDYANAVRQGARLRVATKYVATAREHFAAKGVHVDLIKLYGSMELAPLVGLADAIVDLVSSGNTLKANHLVEVEEIMPISSRLVVNQAALKLKRAALKPILDAFERASKQGGA; encoded by the coding sequence ATGACCGCACCCCTGACCCTCGCGCTCTCGAAAGGGCGTATCTTCGAGGAAACCGTGCCGCTGCTGGCGGCCGCGGGCATCCAGGTCGCCGAGGATCCGGAATCGTCGCGCAAGCTGATCCTGCCGACCAACGACCCGAACGTGCGCGTGATCATCGTGCGCGCCACCGACGTGCCCACCTATGTCGAATACGGCGCGGCCGATTTCGGCGTGGCCGGCAAGGACGTGCTGATCGAGCACGGCGGCGGCGGGCTCTACCAGCCGATCGACCTGGGCATCGCGCGCTGCCGGATGTCGGTGGCGGTGCAGGACGGCTTCGACTACGCCAACGCGGTGCGCCAGGGCGCGCGGCTGCGGGTGGCCACCAAGTACGTGGCCACCGCGCGCGAGCACTTCGCCGCCAAGGGCGTGCACGTCGACCTGATCAAGCTGTACGGCTCGATGGAGCTGGCGCCGCTGGTCGGCCTGGCCGACGCGATCGTCGACCTGGTCAGCTCGGGCAATACGCTCAAGGCGAACCATCTGGTCGAGGTGGAGGAGATCATGCCGATCTCCTCGCGCCTCGTCGTGAACCAGGCCGCGCTGAAGTTGAAGCGCGCCGCGCTCAAGCCGATCCTCGACGCGTTCGAACGCGCGTCGAAGCAGGGCGGGGCCTGA
- the hisH gene encoding imidazole glycerol phosphate synthase subunit HisH: protein MKTSIAIVDYGMGNLRSVAQALRKAGPEAEVAIVDRPEQIRAADRVVLPGQGAMPDCMRCLGESGLQEAVIEASRSKPLLGVCVGEQMLFDWSAEGDTPGLGLLPGKVLRFDLEGRLQDDGSRYKVPQMGWNRVRQTLAHPLWDGVPDEAFFYFVHSYYVEPADRAHAAGETPYGEPFVSAVARDNIFATQFHPEKSAEVGLRLYRNFVHWQP from the coding sequence ATGAAAACTTCGATTGCGATTGTGGATTATGGAATGGGCAACCTGCGTTCGGTGGCCCAGGCGCTGAGGAAGGCGGGGCCGGAAGCCGAGGTGGCGATCGTCGATCGCCCCGAGCAGATCCGCGCGGCCGACCGCGTGGTGCTGCCGGGCCAGGGCGCGATGCCCGACTGCATGCGCTGCCTGGGCGAGTCGGGGCTGCAGGAGGCGGTGATCGAGGCCTCGCGCAGCAAGCCGCTGCTGGGCGTGTGCGTGGGCGAGCAGATGCTGTTCGACTGGAGCGCCGAGGGCGATACGCCGGGCCTGGGCCTGCTGCCGGGCAAGGTGCTGCGCTTCGACCTGGAAGGCCGGCTGCAGGACGACGGCTCGCGCTACAAGGTGCCCCAGATGGGCTGGAACCGCGTGCGCCAGACCCTGGCCCACCCGTTGTGGGACGGCGTGCCCGACGAGGCCTTCTTCTACTTCGTGCACAGCTACTACGTGGAGCCCGCCGATCGTGCCCACGCGGCCGGCGAAACCCCTTACGGCGAGCCCTTCGTGTCGGCGGTGGCGCGCGACAATATCTTCGCGACCCAATTTCACCCGGAGAAAAGCGCCGAGGTCGGGCTGCGGCTGTACCGCAATTTCGTGCACTGGCAGCCCTGA
- the murA gene encoding UDP-N-acetylglucosamine 1-carboxyvinyltransferase encodes MQVSVKERDAVQSVATSPAVDPAAGRVAHGQGERLILTGGRRLAGEIQVSGAKNAALPILCASLLSAEPLRLDNVPDLQDVRTMLALLGGMGVTSEVDGARVVLDAANVGEPVAPYELVKTMRASILVLGPLVARFGYAKVSLPGGCAIGARPVDQHIKGLQAMGAEISIEHGYIEARATRLKGARIVTDMITVTGTENLLMAAVLAEGETILENAAREPEVTDLANLLVKMGARIDGIGTDRLVIQGVERLHGASHAVVPDRIEAGTFLCAVAAAGGDVTLRGMRANLLDAVLGKLRETGAVLEEQADTLRVRMDRRPAAVAIRTSEYPAFPTDMQAQFMTLNAVAEGSAHVVETIFENRFMHVQELNRLGADIVVDGNTALVTGVARLSGAAVMATDLRASASLVIAGLCADGETVIDRIYHLDRGYDRMEAKLNAVGADVRRLTGSPA; translated from the coding sequence GTGCAAGTTTCAGTAAAAGAACGCGACGCGGTCCAGAGCGTCGCGACGAGCCCGGCTGTCGACCCGGCCGCCGGCCGGGTTGCGCACGGGCAGGGGGAGCGGCTGATATTGACGGGCGGGCGCCGCCTGGCCGGCGAGATCCAGGTGTCGGGCGCGAAGAACGCGGCCCTGCCGATCCTCTGCGCCAGCCTCTTGAGCGCCGAACCGTTGAGGCTCGACAACGTGCCCGACCTGCAGGACGTGCGCACCATGCTGGCCCTGCTGGGCGGGATGGGCGTGACGAGCGAGGTGGACGGCGCGCGCGTGGTGCTCGACGCGGCGAACGTGGGCGAGCCGGTCGCGCCCTACGAGCTGGTCAAGACCATGCGCGCCTCGATCCTGGTGCTGGGCCCGTTGGTGGCGCGCTTCGGCTACGCCAAGGTGTCGCTGCCGGGCGGCTGCGCGATCGGCGCGCGCCCGGTCGACCAGCACATCAAGGGCCTGCAGGCGATGGGCGCCGAGATCAGCATCGAGCACGGCTACATCGAGGCCCGCGCCACGCGCCTGAAGGGCGCGCGCATCGTCACCGACATGATCACCGTGACGGGCACCGAGAACCTGCTGATGGCCGCGGTGCTTGCCGAGGGCGAAACCATCCTCGAGAACGCCGCGCGCGAGCCCGAGGTGACGGACCTGGCCAACCTGCTGGTGAAGATGGGTGCGCGGATCGATGGGATCGGCACCGACCGGCTGGTGATCCAGGGCGTCGAGCGCCTGCACGGCGCGAGCCACGCGGTGGTGCCCGACCGCATCGAGGCCGGCACCTTCCTGTGCGCGGTGGCGGCCGCGGGCGGCGACGTCACGCTGCGCGGCATGCGCGCCAACCTGCTCGACGCGGTGCTCGGCAAGCTGCGCGAGACCGGCGCCGTGCTCGAGGAGCAGGCCGACACGCTGCGCGTGAGGATGGACCGGCGGCCCGCCGCGGTGGCGATCCGCACCTCGGAATACCCGGCCTTCCCGACCGACATGCAGGCGCAGTTCATGACCCTGAACGCCGTGGCCGAGGGCAGCGCGCACGTGGTCGAGACCATCTTCGAGAACCGCTTCATGCACGTGCAGGAGCTCAACCGGCTCGGCGCGGACATCGTGGTGGACGGCAATACCGCGCTGGTCACCGGCGTGGCGCGGCTGTCGGGCGCCGCGGTGATGGCCACCGACCTGCGCGCCTCGGCCAGCCTCGTGATCGCGGGCCTGTGCGCCGACGGCGAGACCGTCATCGACCGTATTTACCATCTCGATCGCGGCTATGATCGGATGGAAGCCAAGCTGAACGCCGTAGGCGCCGACGTGCGCCGTCTCACCGGGAGTCCCGCATGA
- a CDS encoding STAS domain-containing protein, with translation MSQFATGATLTHASAKAALDEGLGRIAAGANAVDCAALAQFDSAALAVLLAWQRAAQARGARLDILNLPDKLASLARAYGIDTLLAERH, from the coding sequence GTGAGCCAGTTCGCGACCGGCGCCACCCTGACCCACGCGAGCGCGAAGGCCGCGCTCGACGAGGGCCTCGGCCGGATCGCCGCCGGCGCGAACGCGGTCGACTGCGCGGCGCTCGCGCAGTTCGACTCGGCCGCGCTGGCGGTGCTGCTCGCCTGGCAGCGCGCGGCCCAGGCGCGCGGCGCGCGGCTCGACATCCTCAACCTGCCGGACAAGCTCGCCAGCCTGGCGCGCGCCTACGGCATCGACACCCTCCTCGCCGAGCGACATTGA
- the hisA gene encoding 1-(5-phosphoribosyl)-5-[(5-phosphoribosylamino)methylideneamino]imidazole-4-carboxamide isomerase: MLLIPAIDLKDGQCVRLKQGDMDQATIFSEDPAAMARKWVDLGARRLHLVDLNGAFAGKPKNLEAIEAILEEVGDEIPVQLGGGIRSLETIEKYLDAGLSYVIIGTAAVKDPGFLQDACTAFAGSIIVGLDAKDGKVATDGWSKLTGHEVIDLARKFEDYGVESIVYTDIGRDGMLQGINIEATVKLAQAVGIPVIASGGLSNLNDIEQLCEVEGEGIEGVICGRAIYSGDLDFSVAQRRADELNGELDDA; the protein is encoded by the coding sequence ATGCTGCTGATTCCGGCCATCGATCTTAAAGACGGTCAATGTGTGCGCCTCAAACAGGGCGATATGGACCAGGCGACGATTTTCTCCGAGGACCCGGCGGCGATGGCTCGCAAATGGGTCGATCTCGGCGCGCGGCGCCTTCATCTGGTCGACCTGAACGGCGCGTTCGCGGGCAAGCCGAAGAACCTCGAGGCGATCGAGGCGATCCTCGAGGAGGTCGGCGACGAGATCCCGGTGCAACTGGGCGGCGGCATCCGCAGCCTGGAGACCATCGAGAAGTATCTCGACGCGGGCCTGTCCTACGTGATCATCGGCACTGCCGCCGTGAAGGACCCGGGCTTCCTGCAGGATGCCTGCACCGCCTTCGCCGGCAGCATCATCGTCGGCCTCGACGCGAAGGACGGCAAGGTCGCCACCGACGGCTGGAGCAAGCTGACCGGTCACGAGGTGATCGACCTGGCCCGCAAGTTCGAGGACTACGGCGTCGAATCGATCGTCTATACCGACATCGGCCGCGACGGCATGCTCCAGGGCATCAACATCGAGGCGACCGTCAAGCTCGCGCAGGCGGTCGGCATTCCGGTGATTGCCAGCGGCGGCCTGTCGAACCTCAACGACATCGAGCAGCTCTGCGAGGTGGAAGGCGAGGGAATCGAGGGCGTGATCTGCGGCCGCGCGATCTACTCCGGCGATCTCGACTTTTCGGTCGCGCAACGGCGCGCCGACGAACTGAACGGCGAACTCGACGACGCCTGA
- a CDS encoding ABC transporter permease — translation MSGFRTLFYKELLRFWKVSFQTVLAPVVTALLYLTIFGHALSGRVNVYPGVEYVSFLVPGLVMMSVLQNAFANSSSSLIQSKITGNLVFMLLPPLSYAEIFSAYVLAAVVRGLAVGLGVFVVTIWFIPVGFAAPLFILLFALFGSAILGTLGLIAGILAEKFDQLAAFQNFLIMPLTFLSGVFYSTHSLPPVWREVSRLNPFFYMIDGFRYGFFGVSDIDPLRSLAIVAGFFVLLALVAMRLLATGYKLRH, via the coding sequence ATGAGCGGTTTTCGCACGCTGTTCTACAAGGAACTCCTGCGGTTCTGGAAGGTGTCGTTCCAGACCGTGCTCGCGCCGGTGGTGACCGCGTTGCTGTACCTGACGATCTTCGGCCACGCGCTGTCGGGCCGCGTCAACGTCTATCCCGGCGTGGAGTACGTGAGCTTCCTGGTACCGGGCCTGGTGATGATGAGCGTGCTGCAGAACGCCTTCGCCAACAGCTCCTCCTCACTGATCCAGTCGAAGATCACCGGCAACCTGGTGTTCATGCTGCTGCCGCCGCTGTCCTACGCCGAGATCTTCTCGGCCTACGTGCTGGCCGCCGTGGTGCGCGGGCTGGCGGTCGGGCTGGGGGTGTTCGTGGTGACCATCTGGTTCATCCCGGTCGGTTTCGCCGCGCCGCTGTTCATCCTGCTGTTCGCGCTGTTCGGCTCGGCCATCCTCGGCACGCTCGGCCTGATCGCCGGGATCCTGGCCGAGAAATTCGACCAGCTCGCCGCCTTCCAGAACTTCCTGATCATGCCGCTGACCTTCCTGTCCGGCGTGTTCTATTCGACCCACTCGCTGCCGCCCGTGTGGCGCGAGGTGTCGCGCCTGAATCCCTTTTTCTACATGATCGACGGGTTCCGCTACGGCTTCTTCGGTGTCTCCGACATCGATCCGCTGCGGAGCCTCGCTATCGTCGCCGGTTTCTTCGTGCTGCTCGCGCTGGTCGCGATGCGGCTCCTGGCCACCGGCTACAAGCTGCGTCACTGA
- a CDS encoding ABC transporter ATP-binding protein: MSAIEIRNVKKRYASLQALKGVSLSVEEGEFFGLLGPNGAGKTTLISILAGLARADEGSISVRGHDVVNDFRGARRALGVVPQELVFDPFFSVRETLRIQSGYFGLRRNDDWIDEVMANLDLTEKADANMRALSGGMKRRVLVAQALVHRPPVIVLDEPTAGVDVELRQTLWKFISRLNREGHTIVLTTHYLEEAESLCDRIAMLRRGEVVALDRTDALLRRFAGLQLYLRLSQGELPAELRTLASEPAPTGAREHLLRLTNYDEVERILSACRAAGCAFDEIEVRKADLEDVFVQVMNGADVIEGLA, translated from the coding sequence ATGTCAGCCATAGAAATCCGCAACGTCAAGAAGCGCTATGCCTCGCTTCAGGCGCTCAAGGGCGTCAGCCTGTCCGTCGAGGAGGGCGAGTTCTTCGGCCTGCTCGGGCCGAACGGCGCCGGCAAGACCACGCTCATCAGCATCCTCGCCGGGCTCGCCCGCGCCGACGAAGGCAGCATCTCGGTGCGCGGCCACGACGTGGTGAACGACTTCCGCGGCGCGCGGCGCGCGCTCGGGGTGGTGCCGCAGGAACTGGTGTTCGATCCGTTCTTCTCGGTGCGCGAGACGCTGCGCATCCAGTCCGGCTATTTCGGCCTGCGCCGCAACGACGACTGGATCGACGAGGTGATGGCCAACCTCGACCTGACCGAGAAGGCCGATGCCAACATGCGCGCGCTGTCGGGCGGCATGAAGCGCCGCGTGCTGGTCGCGCAGGCGCTGGTGCACCGCCCGCCGGTGATCGTGCTCGACGAGCCGACCGCGGGCGTGGACGTCGAACTGCGCCAGACGCTCTGGAAGTTCATCTCGCGCCTGAATCGCGAAGGCCACACCATCGTGCTGACCACCCACTATCTCGAGGAAGCCGAGTCGCTCTGCGATCGCATCGCGATGCTGCGGCGCGGCGAGGTGGTGGCGCTCGATCGCACCGACGCGCTGCTGCGCCGCTTCGCCGGGCTGCAGCTCTACCTGCGCCTGTCGCAGGGCGAGCTGCCCGCCGAGCTGCGCACGCTGGCCAGCGAGCCGGCGCCGACCGGCGCGCGCGAGCACCTGTTGCGCCTCACCAACTACGACGAGGTGGAGCGCATCCTGTCGGCCTGCCGCGCGGCGGGCTGTGCATTCGACGAGATCGAGGTGCGCAAGGCCGACCTCGAGGACGTGTTCGTCCAGGTGATGAACGGGGCAGACGTGATCGAGGGTCTGGCATGA
- a CDS encoding MarC family protein has translation MDLLKSFISLLALINPLGAVPFFLSLTASQGDEERRRTVRIAAVSVFFVIVVTTLLGQQIIRFFGISVGSLEVGGGIIMLLMAINMLNAQMGNARSTPEERDEAESKNSVAVVPLAIPLLTGPGSISTVIVYSANAAHWYDRLGLIAIGAVIAGLCFVAMRLAEPIAHWIGRTGINIATRLMGLMLSALAVEFIVDGLKALLPALK, from the coding sequence ATGGACCTGCTCAAATCGTTCATCTCGCTGCTCGCGCTGATCAACCCGCTCGGCGCGGTGCCGTTCTTCCTGAGCCTGACGGCCTCGCAGGGCGACGAGGAGCGGCGCCGCACGGTGCGCATCGCGGCGGTCTCGGTGTTCTTCGTGATCGTCGTGACGACCCTGCTGGGCCAGCAGATCATCCGCTTCTTCGGGATCTCGGTGGGCTCGCTGGAGGTGGGCGGCGGCATCATCATGCTGCTGATGGCGATCAACATGCTCAACGCGCAGATGGGCAACGCGCGCTCCACGCCCGAGGAGCGCGACGAGGCCGAGTCGAAGAACAGCGTGGCGGTGGTGCCGCTCGCGATCCCGCTCCTGACCGGCCCCGGCTCGATCAGCACGGTGATCGTCTATTCGGCCAATGCCGCGCACTGGTACGACCGGCTGGGCCTGATCGCGATCGGCGCGGTGATCGCGGGCCTCTGTTTCGTCGCGATGCGGCTGGCCGAGCCGATCGCGCACTGGATCGGCCGCACCGGCATTAATATTGCGACGCGGCTGATGGGATTGATGTTGTCGGCGCTGGCGGTGGAGTTCATCGTCGACGGACTGAAGGCGTTACTGCCTGCACTGAAATGA
- a CDS encoding BolA family protein, giving the protein MLPTPEQVKQYIAGGLACTHLEVEGDGQHFFATIVSAEFEGKRPIQRHQLVYAALGDRMKQEIHALSMKTLTPAEWQNA; this is encoded by the coding sequence ATGTTGCCGACTCCCGAGCAGGTCAAGCAATACATCGCGGGCGGTCTCGCCTGCACGCATCTGGAAGTCGAAGGCGACGGCCAGCATTTCTTCGCGACCATCGTGTCGGCCGAATTCGAGGGCAAGCGGCCGATCCAGCGCCATCAGCTGGTCTACGCGGCGCTCGGCGACCGCATGAAGCAGGAAATCCACGCGCTCAGCATGAAGACGCTGACGCCCGCCGAATGGCAGAACGCATAA
- the hisB gene encoding imidazoleglycerol-phosphate dehydratase HisB: MRVAEVVRNTSETQIRVKINLDGTGQQKLATGVPFLDHMLDQIARHGLIDLDIEAHGDTHIDDHHTVEDVGITLGQAVAKAIGERKGIRRYGHSYVPLDEALSRVVIDFSGRPGLEFHVPFTRARIGTFDVDLSIEFFRGFVNHAGVTLHIDNLRGINAHHQLETVFKAFGRALRMAVELDERAAGQIPSTKGSL; the protein is encoded by the coding sequence ATGCGTGTGGCGGAAGTCGTTCGCAATACCAGCGAAACGCAGATCCGTGTGAAGATCAATCTCGACGGCACGGGCCAGCAGAAGCTGGCCACCGGCGTGCCGTTCCTCGACCATATGCTCGACCAGATCGCGCGCCATGGTCTCATCGATCTCGACATCGAAGCGCATGGCGATACCCATATCGACGACCACCACACGGTGGAGGACGTCGGCATCACGCTCGGCCAGGCGGTCGCGAAGGCGATCGGCGAGCGCAAGGGGATCCGCCGCTACGGCCATTCCTACGTGCCGCTCGACGAGGCGCTGTCGCGCGTGGTGATCGACTTCTCGGGCCGTCCCGGCCTGGAATTCCACGTGCCGTTCACGCGCGCGCGGATCGGCACCTTCGACGTGGACCTGTCGATCGAGTTCTTCCGCGGCTTCGTGAACCATGCCGGCGTCACGCTGCACATCGACAATCTGCGCGGCATCAACGCGCATCATCAGCTCGAGACCGTGTTCAAGGCCTTCGGCCGCGCGCTGCGCATGGCGGTCGAGCTCGACGAGCGCGCCGCCGGCCAGATCCCGTCGACCAAGGGCAGCCTCTGA
- the hisF gene encoding imidazole glycerol phosphate synthase subunit HisF codes for MALAKRIIPCLDVTAGRVVKGVNFVELRDAGDPVEIARRYDDQGADELTFLDITATSDQRDLILPIIEAVASQVFIPLTVGGGVRAVEDVRRLLNAGADKVSMNSSAVANPQLVADAAGKYGSQCIVVAIDAKRVSGEGEAPRWEVFTHGGRKGTGLDAIEWARKMAELGAGEILLTSMDRDGTKSGFDLALTRGVSDAVPVPVIASGGVGSLQHLADGIVDGRADAVLAASIFHYGEHTVGEAKRFMAGRGIPVRL; via the coding sequence ATGGCTCTAGCTAAACGCATCATTCCCTGTCTCGACGTGACCGCCGGGCGCGTCGTGAAGGGCGTCAATTTCGTCGAACTGCGCGACGCGGGCGACCCCGTCGAAATCGCGCGGCGCTACGACGACCAGGGCGCCGACGAACTCACCTTCCTCGACATCACCGCCACCTCCGACCAGCGCGACCTGATCCTGCCGATCATCGAGGCGGTCGCCTCGCAGGTCTTCATCCCGCTGACGGTGGGCGGCGGCGTGCGCGCCGTCGAGGACGTGCGGCGCCTGCTCAACGCCGGCGCCGACAAGGTCAGCATGAACTCCTCGGCGGTCGCCAACCCGCAACTGGTGGCCGACGCGGCCGGCAAGTACGGCTCGCAGTGCATCGTGGTGGCGATCGACGCCAAGCGCGTGTCGGGCGAGGGCGAGGCGCCGCGCTGGGAAGTCTTCACCCACGGCGGGCGCAAGGGCACCGGGCTCGACGCGATCGAATGGGCCCGCAAGATGGCCGAGCTCGGCGCGGGCGAGATCCTGCTGACCAGCATGGATCGCGACGGCACCAAGTCCGGCTTCGACCTGGCGCTCACGCGCGGCGTGTCCGACGCGGTGCCGGTGCCGGTGATCGCCTCGGGCGGCGTCGGCTCGCTACAGCACCTGGCCGACGGCATCGTCGACGGCCGCGCCGACGCGGTGCTGGCCGCGAGCATCTTCCACTACGGCGAACACACGGTCGGCGAGGCGAAGCGCTTCATGGCCGGTCGCGGCATTCCGGTGAGGCTCTGA
- the hisC gene encoding histidinol-phosphate transaminase, whose amino-acid sequence MTTPQDIIRPDVLAMTGYPVPDATGFVKLDAMENPYTLPAPLAAGLGERLAQVALNRYPPPRPLALIDKLRAAMGIPAELDVMLGNGSDELISILCIACARPGASVLMPVPGFVMVEQYARFAGLDFVGVPLREDMSLDIEAMLAAIAEHRPALIHLAYPNNPTGTLYADEDVARIIAAAGTSLVVIDEAYQPFAERSWLARVPEFDNVVVMRTVSKMGLAGVRLGYLAGAPAWLAEFDKVRPPYNVNVLTQAAVDYLLDHLGVLDAQAAELRAERGRLAQALAALPGATVFPSAGNFLLVRVPDAGALFESLLSERVLIKNVSKMHPLLANCVRLTVGSPDENDLLLAALRRVLH is encoded by the coding sequence ATGACGACGCCTCAAGACATCATCCGTCCCGACGTGCTCGCGATGACGGGCTACCCGGTGCCCGACGCGACCGGCTTCGTGAAGCTCGACGCGATGGAGAACCCGTATACGCTGCCGGCCCCGCTGGCCGCCGGGCTCGGCGAACGGCTCGCGCAGGTCGCGCTGAACCGCTATCCGCCGCCGCGCCCGCTCGCGTTGATCGACAAGCTGCGCGCGGCGATGGGGATTCCGGCCGAGCTCGATGTGATGCTCGGCAACGGTTCGGACGAACTGATCAGCATCCTCTGCATCGCCTGCGCCAGGCCCGGCGCGAGCGTGCTGATGCCGGTGCCGGGTTTCGTGATGGTCGAGCAGTACGCGCGCTTCGCCGGGCTCGACTTCGTCGGCGTGCCGCTGCGCGAGGATATGTCCCTCGATATCGAGGCGATGCTTGCGGCGATCGCCGAGCACCGCCCGGCGCTGATCCACCTGGCCTACCCGAACAATCCCACCGGCACGCTCTACGCCGACGAGGACGTTGCCCGCATCATCGCGGCGGCCGGCACCAGCCTGGTGGTGATCGACGAGGCCTACCAGCCCTTCGCCGAGCGCAGTTGGCTCGCGCGCGTGCCCGAGTTCGACAACGTGGTGGTGATGCGCACGGTCTCGAAGATGGGCCTGGCCGGCGTACGGCTCGGCTACCTGGCCGGCGCACCGGCCTGGCTGGCCGAATTCGACAAGGTGCGCCCGCCCTACAACGTCAACGTGCTGACCCAGGCGGCGGTCGACTACCTGCTCGACCACCTCGGCGTGCTCGACGCGCAGGCCGCCGAGCTGCGCGCCGAGCGCGGACGGCTGGCGCAGGCCCTGGCCGCGCTGCCGGGTGCCACGGTGTTCCCCAGCGCCGGCAATTTCCTGCTGGTGCGCGTGCCCGACGCCGGCGCGCTGTTCGAGTCGTTATTGTCCGAGCGGGTATTGATCAAAAACGTGAGTAAAATGCACCCATTGCTCGCGAATTGCGTGCGTTTGACCGTCGGTTCTCCTGACGAGAACGACCTGCTGCTCGCCGCGCTGCGGCGGGTGCTGCACTGA